The following are encoded in a window of Physeter macrocephalus isolate SW-GA chromosome 9, ASM283717v5, whole genome shotgun sequence genomic DNA:
- the STOM gene encoding stomatin isoform X1 — translation MSDKRPSAEAQARRLPDSFTDRPSAGLGPCGWILVAVSFLFTVLTFPLSVWMCIKIIKEYERAIIFRLGRILQGGAKGPGLFFILPCTDSFIKVDMRTISFDIPPQEILTKDSVTISVDGVVYYRVQNATLAVANITNADSATRLLAQTTLRNVLGTKNLSQILSDREEIAHNMQTTLDDATDDWGIKVERVEIKDVKLPVQLQRAMAAEAEASREARAKVIAAEGEMNASRALKEASMVITESPAALQLRYLQTLTTIAAEKNSTIVFPLPIDMLQGIMGAKQ, via the exons ATAGACCCAGTGCAGGCCTGGGACCTTGTGGATGGATTTTGGTGGCTGTATCATTCTTGTTCACAGTTTTAACTTTCCCGTTGTCAGTATGGATGTGCATAAAG AtcataaaagaatatgaaagagccATCATCTTTAGACTGGGTCGCATCTTACAAGGAGGCGCCAAAGGACCTG gtttgttttttattctgcCGTGCACTGACAGCTTCATCAAAGTGGACATGAGAACTATTTCATTTGATATTCCTCCTCAGGAG ATCCTCACTAAGGATTCAGTGACAATTAGTGTGGACGGCGTGGTCTACTACCGCGTTCAGAACGCTACCCTGGCTGTGGCGAACATCACCAACGCTGACTCAGCAACCCGTCTTTTGGCACAAACGACTCTGAGGAACGTCCTGGGCACCAAGAACCTTTCCCAGATCCTCTCCGACAGGGAAGAAATTGCACACAACATgcag ACTACTCTGGATGATGCCACTGATGACTGGGGAATAAAGGTGGAACGTGTGGAAATTAAGGATGTGAAGCTCCCTGTGCAGCTCCAGAGAGCCATGGCGGCCGAAGCAGAGGCATCCCGGGAGGCCCGAGCCAag GTCATTGCAGCTGAGGGAGAAATGAATGCATCCAGGGCTCTGAAAGAAGCCTCCATGGTTATCACCGAATCTCCTGCTGCCCTTCAGCTCCGGTACCTTCAGACACTGACCACCATTGCTGCTGAGAAAAACTCAACAATTGTCTTCCCCCTGCCCATAGATATGCTGCAAGGCATCATGGGGGCAAAACAGTGA
- the GSN gene encoding gelsolin isoform X1, giving the protein MAPHRSALLGALVLALCALSPPARAATASRGAPQARAPQGRVTQARPSSMVVEHPEFLKAGKEPGLQIWRVEKFDLVPVPPNLYGDFFTGDAYVILKTVQLRNGNLQYDLHYWLGNECSQDESGAAAIFTVQLDDYLNGRAVQHREVQGFESATFLGYFKSGLKYKKGGVASGFKHVVPNEVVVQRLFQVKGRRAVRATEVPVSWESFNNGDCFILDLGHDIYQWCGCKSNRFERLKATQVSKGIRDSERSGRAHVHVSEEGSEPEAMLQVLGPKPALPEGAEDTAKEDAANRKLAKLYKVSNGAGTMSVSLVADENPFAQGALKSEDCFILDHGKDGKIFVWKGRQANTEERKAALKTASDFISKMDYPKQTQVSVLPEGGETPLFKQFFKNWRDLDQTDGLGLTYLSSHIANMERVPFDAATLHTSTAMAAQHGMDDDGTGQKQIWRIEGSNKVPVDPATYGQFYGGDSYIILYNYRHGGRQGQIIYNWQGAQSTQDEVATSAILTAQLDEELGGTPVQSRVVQGKEPAHLMSLFGGKPMIINRGGTSREGGQTAPASTRLFQVRASSSGATRAVEVIPKAGVLNSNDAFVLKTPSAAYLWVGTGASEAEKTGAQELLQVLRAQPVQVAEGSEPDSFWEALGGKAAYRTSPRLKDKKMDAHPPRLFACSNRIGRFVIEEVPGELMQEDLATDDVMLLDTWDQVFVWVGKDSQEEEKTEALTSAKRYIETDPANRDRRTPITMVKQGFEPPSFVGWFLGWDDNYWSVDPLDRALAELAA; this is encoded by the exons CCCAGCAGCATGGTGGTGGAGCACCCCGAGTTCCTCAAGGCGGGGAAGGAGCCCGGCCTGCAGATCTGGCGTGTGGAGAAGTTCGACCTGGTTCCCGTGCCCCCCAACCTTTACGGAGACTTCTTCACAGGCGATGCCTATGTCATCCTGAAGACGGTGCAGCTGAGGAATGGGAACCTACAGTACGACCTCCACTACTGGCTGG GCAATGAATGCAGCCAGGATGAGAGCGGGGCAGCCGCCATCTTCACGGTGCAGCTGGACGACTACCTGAACGGTCGGGCTGTGCAGCACCGTGAGGTCCAGGGCTTCGAGTCTGCCACCTTCCTTGGTTACTTCAAGTCCGGCCTCAAGTACAAG AAAGGAGGCGTGGCATCAGGATTCAAGCACGTGGTACCCAATGAGGTGGTGGTGCAGAGACTCTTCCAGGTCAAAGGGCGGCGTGCGGTCCGTGCCACCGAGGTGCCTGTGTCCTGGGAGAGCTTCAATAACGGTGACTGCTTCATCCTGGACCTGGGCCAT GACATCTATCAGTGGTGCGGCTGCAAGAGCAACCGTTTTGAGAGGCTGAAGGCCACACAGGTGTCCAAGGGCATCCGAGACAGCGAGCGGAGTGGCCGGGCCCATGTGCACGTGTCCGAGGAGGGCTCCGAGCCGGAGGCGATGCTCCAG gTGCTGGGTCCCAAGCCGGCTCTGCCCGAGGGTGCCGAGGACACAGCCAAGGAGGACGCAGCCAACCGCAAGCTGGCCAAGCTCTACAAG GTCTCCAATGGCGCGGGCACCATGTCGGTCTCCCTCGTGGCTGACGAGAACCCCTTCGCCCAGGGGGCCTTGAAGTCAGAGGACTGCTTCATCCTGGACCATGGCAAAGATGGGAAAATCTTTGTCTGGAAAG GCAGGCAGGCCAACACGGAGGAGCGGAAGGCTGCCCTCAAAACGGCCTCCGACTTCATCTCCAAGATGGACTACCCCAAGCAGACCCAG GTCTCCGTCCTTCCTGAGGGTGGCGAGACCCCACTGTTCAAACAGTTCTTCAAGAACTGGCGCGACCTAGACCAGACGGATGGCCTGGGCCTGACCTATCTCTCCAGCCACATCGCCAACATGGAGCGCGTGCCCTTTGACGCCGCCACCCTGCACACCTCCACTGCAATGGCCGCCCAGCACGGCATGGATGACGATGGCACAGGCCAGAAACAG ATCTGGAGAATTGAAGGCTCCAACAAAGTGCCCGTGGACCCCGCCACGTATGGACAGTTCTACGGTGGTGACAGCTACATCATTCTGTACAACTACCGTCATGGCGGCCGGCAGGGACAGATCATCTACAACTG GCAGGGTGCCCAGTCCACCCAGGATGAGGTCGCCACATCTGCCATCCTGACTGCCCAGCTGGATGAGGAGCTGGGAGGTACCCCTGTCCAG AGCCGTGTGGTCCAAGGCAAGGAGCCTGCTCACCTCATGAGCCTGTTTGGCGGGAAACCCATGATCATCAACAGGGGTGGCACCTCTCGCGAGGGTGGACAGACAGCTCCCGCCAGTACCCGCCTCTTCCAGGTCCGGGCCAGCAGTTCTGGAGCCACCCGAGCTGTTGAG GTGATCCCCAAGGCTGGTGTGCTGAACTCCAACGATGCCTTTGTCCTGAAAACCCCCTCAGCCGCCTACCTGTGGGTGGGTACAGGAGCCAGCGAGGCAGAGAAGACCGGGGCCCAGGAGCTGCTCCAGGTGCTTCGGGCCCAACCTGTGCAGGTGGCAGAAGGCAGTGAGCCAG ACAGCTTCTGGGAGGCCCTGGGTGGGAAGGCCGCCTACCGCACGTCCCCACGGCTGAAGGACAAGAAGATGGATGCCCATCCTCCTCGCCTCTTCGCCTGCTCCAACAGGATCGGACGTTTTGTG ATCGAAGAGGTCCCTGGCGAGCTCATGCAGGAAGACCTGGCTACCGATGACGTCATGCTTCTGGACACCTGGGACCAG GTCTTTGTCTGGGTTGGAAAGGATTctcaagaagaggaaaagacggAAGCCTTGACCTCTG CTAAGCGGTACATCGAGACAGACCCAGCTAATCGTGATAGGCGGACCCCTATCACCATGGTGAAGCAAGGCTTTGAGCCTCCCTCCTTCGTGGGCTGGTTCCTTGGCTGGGATGACAACTATTGGTCTGTGGACCCCTTGGACAGGGCCCTAGCTGAGCTGGCTGCCTGA
- the GSN gene encoding gelsolin isoform X3 — MEKLFCCFPSSMVVEHPEFLKAGKEPGLQIWRVEKFDLVPVPPNLYGDFFTGDAYVILKTVQLRNGNLQYDLHYWLGNECSQDESGAAAIFTVQLDDYLNGRAVQHREVQGFESATFLGYFKSGLKYKKGGVASGFKHVVPNEVVVQRLFQVKGRRAVRATEVPVSWESFNNGDCFILDLGHDIYQWCGCKSNRFERLKATQVSKGIRDSERSGRAHVHVSEEGSEPEAMLQVLGPKPALPEGAEDTAKEDAANRKLAKLYKVSNGAGTMSVSLVADENPFAQGALKSEDCFILDHGKDGKIFVWKGRQANTEERKAALKTASDFISKMDYPKQTQVSVLPEGGETPLFKQFFKNWRDLDQTDGLGLTYLSSHIANMERVPFDAATLHTSTAMAAQHGMDDDGTGQKQIWRIEGSNKVPVDPATYGQFYGGDSYIILYNYRHGGRQGQIIYNWQGAQSTQDEVATSAILTAQLDEELGGTPVQSRVVQGKEPAHLMSLFGGKPMIINRGGTSREGGQTAPASTRLFQVRASSSGATRAVEVIPKAGVLNSNDAFVLKTPSAAYLWVGTGASEAEKTGAQELLQVLRAQPVQVAEGSEPDSFWEALGGKAAYRTSPRLKDKKMDAHPPRLFACSNRIGRFVIEEVPGELMQEDLATDDVMLLDTWDQVFVWVGKDSQEEEKTEALTSAKRYIETDPANRDRRTPITMVKQGFEPPSFVGWFLGWDDNYWSVDPLDRALAELAA; from the exons CCCAGCAGCATGGTGGTGGAGCACCCCGAGTTCCTCAAGGCGGGGAAGGAGCCCGGCCTGCAGATCTGGCGTGTGGAGAAGTTCGACCTGGTTCCCGTGCCCCCCAACCTTTACGGAGACTTCTTCACAGGCGATGCCTATGTCATCCTGAAGACGGTGCAGCTGAGGAATGGGAACCTACAGTACGACCTCCACTACTGGCTGG GCAATGAATGCAGCCAGGATGAGAGCGGGGCAGCCGCCATCTTCACGGTGCAGCTGGACGACTACCTGAACGGTCGGGCTGTGCAGCACCGTGAGGTCCAGGGCTTCGAGTCTGCCACCTTCCTTGGTTACTTCAAGTCCGGCCTCAAGTACAAG AAAGGAGGCGTGGCATCAGGATTCAAGCACGTGGTACCCAATGAGGTGGTGGTGCAGAGACTCTTCCAGGTCAAAGGGCGGCGTGCGGTCCGTGCCACCGAGGTGCCTGTGTCCTGGGAGAGCTTCAATAACGGTGACTGCTTCATCCTGGACCTGGGCCAT GACATCTATCAGTGGTGCGGCTGCAAGAGCAACCGTTTTGAGAGGCTGAAGGCCACACAGGTGTCCAAGGGCATCCGAGACAGCGAGCGGAGTGGCCGGGCCCATGTGCACGTGTCCGAGGAGGGCTCCGAGCCGGAGGCGATGCTCCAG gTGCTGGGTCCCAAGCCGGCTCTGCCCGAGGGTGCCGAGGACACAGCCAAGGAGGACGCAGCCAACCGCAAGCTGGCCAAGCTCTACAAG GTCTCCAATGGCGCGGGCACCATGTCGGTCTCCCTCGTGGCTGACGAGAACCCCTTCGCCCAGGGGGCCTTGAAGTCAGAGGACTGCTTCATCCTGGACCATGGCAAAGATGGGAAAATCTTTGTCTGGAAAG GCAGGCAGGCCAACACGGAGGAGCGGAAGGCTGCCCTCAAAACGGCCTCCGACTTCATCTCCAAGATGGACTACCCCAAGCAGACCCAG GTCTCCGTCCTTCCTGAGGGTGGCGAGACCCCACTGTTCAAACAGTTCTTCAAGAACTGGCGCGACCTAGACCAGACGGATGGCCTGGGCCTGACCTATCTCTCCAGCCACATCGCCAACATGGAGCGCGTGCCCTTTGACGCCGCCACCCTGCACACCTCCACTGCAATGGCCGCCCAGCACGGCATGGATGACGATGGCACAGGCCAGAAACAG ATCTGGAGAATTGAAGGCTCCAACAAAGTGCCCGTGGACCCCGCCACGTATGGACAGTTCTACGGTGGTGACAGCTACATCATTCTGTACAACTACCGTCATGGCGGCCGGCAGGGACAGATCATCTACAACTG GCAGGGTGCCCAGTCCACCCAGGATGAGGTCGCCACATCTGCCATCCTGACTGCCCAGCTGGATGAGGAGCTGGGAGGTACCCCTGTCCAG AGCCGTGTGGTCCAAGGCAAGGAGCCTGCTCACCTCATGAGCCTGTTTGGCGGGAAACCCATGATCATCAACAGGGGTGGCACCTCTCGCGAGGGTGGACAGACAGCTCCCGCCAGTACCCGCCTCTTCCAGGTCCGGGCCAGCAGTTCTGGAGCCACCCGAGCTGTTGAG GTGATCCCCAAGGCTGGTGTGCTGAACTCCAACGATGCCTTTGTCCTGAAAACCCCCTCAGCCGCCTACCTGTGGGTGGGTACAGGAGCCAGCGAGGCAGAGAAGACCGGGGCCCAGGAGCTGCTCCAGGTGCTTCGGGCCCAACCTGTGCAGGTGGCAGAAGGCAGTGAGCCAG ACAGCTTCTGGGAGGCCCTGGGTGGGAAGGCCGCCTACCGCACGTCCCCACGGCTGAAGGACAAGAAGATGGATGCCCATCCTCCTCGCCTCTTCGCCTGCTCCAACAGGATCGGACGTTTTGTG ATCGAAGAGGTCCCTGGCGAGCTCATGCAGGAAGACCTGGCTACCGATGACGTCATGCTTCTGGACACCTGGGACCAG GTCTTTGTCTGGGTTGGAAAGGATTctcaagaagaggaaaagacggAAGCCTTGACCTCTG CTAAGCGGTACATCGAGACAGACCCAGCTAATCGTGATAGGCGGACCCCTATCACCATGGTGAAGCAAGGCTTTGAGCCTCCCTCCTTCGTGGGCTGGTTCCTTGGCTGGGATGACAACTATTGGTCTGTGGACCCCTTGGACAGGGCCCTAGCTGAGCTGGCTGCCTGA
- the GSN gene encoding gelsolin isoform X4, with protein sequence MVVEHPEFLKAGKEPGLQIWRVEKFDLVPVPPNLYGDFFTGDAYVILKTVQLRNGNLQYDLHYWLGNECSQDESGAAAIFTVQLDDYLNGRAVQHREVQGFESATFLGYFKSGLKYKKGGVASGFKHVVPNEVVVQRLFQVKGRRAVRATEVPVSWESFNNGDCFILDLGHDIYQWCGCKSNRFERLKATQVSKGIRDSERSGRAHVHVSEEGSEPEAMLQVLGPKPALPEGAEDTAKEDAANRKLAKLYKVSNGAGTMSVSLVADENPFAQGALKSEDCFILDHGKDGKIFVWKGRQANTEERKAALKTASDFISKMDYPKQTQVSVLPEGGETPLFKQFFKNWRDLDQTDGLGLTYLSSHIANMERVPFDAATLHTSTAMAAQHGMDDDGTGQKQIWRIEGSNKVPVDPATYGQFYGGDSYIILYNYRHGGRQGQIIYNWQGAQSTQDEVATSAILTAQLDEELGGTPVQSRVVQGKEPAHLMSLFGGKPMIINRGGTSREGGQTAPASTRLFQVRASSSGATRAVEVIPKAGVLNSNDAFVLKTPSAAYLWVGTGASEAEKTGAQELLQVLRAQPVQVAEGSEPDSFWEALGGKAAYRTSPRLKDKKMDAHPPRLFACSNRIGRFVIEEVPGELMQEDLATDDVMLLDTWDQVFVWVGKDSQEEEKTEALTSAKRYIETDPANRDRRTPITMVKQGFEPPSFVGWFLGWDDNYWSVDPLDRALAELAA encoded by the exons ATGGTGGTGGAGCACCCCGAGTTCCTCAAGGCGGGGAAGGAGCCCGGCCTGCAGATCTGGCGTGTGGAGAAGTTCGACCTGGTTCCCGTGCCCCCCAACCTTTACGGAGACTTCTTCACAGGCGATGCCTATGTCATCCTGAAGACGGTGCAGCTGAGGAATGGGAACCTACAGTACGACCTCCACTACTGGCTGG GCAATGAATGCAGCCAGGATGAGAGCGGGGCAGCCGCCATCTTCACGGTGCAGCTGGACGACTACCTGAACGGTCGGGCTGTGCAGCACCGTGAGGTCCAGGGCTTCGAGTCTGCCACCTTCCTTGGTTACTTCAAGTCCGGCCTCAAGTACAAG AAAGGAGGCGTGGCATCAGGATTCAAGCACGTGGTACCCAATGAGGTGGTGGTGCAGAGACTCTTCCAGGTCAAAGGGCGGCGTGCGGTCCGTGCCACCGAGGTGCCTGTGTCCTGGGAGAGCTTCAATAACGGTGACTGCTTCATCCTGGACCTGGGCCAT GACATCTATCAGTGGTGCGGCTGCAAGAGCAACCGTTTTGAGAGGCTGAAGGCCACACAGGTGTCCAAGGGCATCCGAGACAGCGAGCGGAGTGGCCGGGCCCATGTGCACGTGTCCGAGGAGGGCTCCGAGCCGGAGGCGATGCTCCAG gTGCTGGGTCCCAAGCCGGCTCTGCCCGAGGGTGCCGAGGACACAGCCAAGGAGGACGCAGCCAACCGCAAGCTGGCCAAGCTCTACAAG GTCTCCAATGGCGCGGGCACCATGTCGGTCTCCCTCGTGGCTGACGAGAACCCCTTCGCCCAGGGGGCCTTGAAGTCAGAGGACTGCTTCATCCTGGACCATGGCAAAGATGGGAAAATCTTTGTCTGGAAAG GCAGGCAGGCCAACACGGAGGAGCGGAAGGCTGCCCTCAAAACGGCCTCCGACTTCATCTCCAAGATGGACTACCCCAAGCAGACCCAG GTCTCCGTCCTTCCTGAGGGTGGCGAGACCCCACTGTTCAAACAGTTCTTCAAGAACTGGCGCGACCTAGACCAGACGGATGGCCTGGGCCTGACCTATCTCTCCAGCCACATCGCCAACATGGAGCGCGTGCCCTTTGACGCCGCCACCCTGCACACCTCCACTGCAATGGCCGCCCAGCACGGCATGGATGACGATGGCACAGGCCAGAAACAG ATCTGGAGAATTGAAGGCTCCAACAAAGTGCCCGTGGACCCCGCCACGTATGGACAGTTCTACGGTGGTGACAGCTACATCATTCTGTACAACTACCGTCATGGCGGCCGGCAGGGACAGATCATCTACAACTG GCAGGGTGCCCAGTCCACCCAGGATGAGGTCGCCACATCTGCCATCCTGACTGCCCAGCTGGATGAGGAGCTGGGAGGTACCCCTGTCCAG AGCCGTGTGGTCCAAGGCAAGGAGCCTGCTCACCTCATGAGCCTGTTTGGCGGGAAACCCATGATCATCAACAGGGGTGGCACCTCTCGCGAGGGTGGACAGACAGCTCCCGCCAGTACCCGCCTCTTCCAGGTCCGGGCCAGCAGTTCTGGAGCCACCCGAGCTGTTGAG GTGATCCCCAAGGCTGGTGTGCTGAACTCCAACGATGCCTTTGTCCTGAAAACCCCCTCAGCCGCCTACCTGTGGGTGGGTACAGGAGCCAGCGAGGCAGAGAAGACCGGGGCCCAGGAGCTGCTCCAGGTGCTTCGGGCCCAACCTGTGCAGGTGGCAGAAGGCAGTGAGCCAG ACAGCTTCTGGGAGGCCCTGGGTGGGAAGGCCGCCTACCGCACGTCCCCACGGCTGAAGGACAAGAAGATGGATGCCCATCCTCCTCGCCTCTTCGCCTGCTCCAACAGGATCGGACGTTTTGTG ATCGAAGAGGTCCCTGGCGAGCTCATGCAGGAAGACCTGGCTACCGATGACGTCATGCTTCTGGACACCTGGGACCAG GTCTTTGTCTGGGTTGGAAAGGATTctcaagaagaggaaaagacggAAGCCTTGACCTCTG CTAAGCGGTACATCGAGACAGACCCAGCTAATCGTGATAGGCGGACCCCTATCACCATGGTGAAGCAAGGCTTTGAGCCTCCCTCCTTCGTGGGCTGGTTCCTTGGCTGGGATGACAACTATTGGTCTGTGGACCCCTTGGACAGGGCCCTAGCTGAGCTGGCTGCCTGA
- the STOM gene encoding stomatin isoform X2 has translation MCIKIIKEYERAIIFRLGRILQGGAKGPGLFFILPCTDSFIKVDMRTISFDIPPQEILTKDSVTISVDGVVYYRVQNATLAVANITNADSATRLLAQTTLRNVLGTKNLSQILSDREEIAHNMQTTLDDATDDWGIKVERVEIKDVKLPVQLQRAMAAEAEASREARAKVIAAEGEMNASRALKEASMVITESPAALQLRYLQTLTTIAAEKNSTIVFPLPIDMLQGIMGAKQ, from the exons ATGTGCATAAAG AtcataaaagaatatgaaagagccATCATCTTTAGACTGGGTCGCATCTTACAAGGAGGCGCCAAAGGACCTG gtttgttttttattctgcCGTGCACTGACAGCTTCATCAAAGTGGACATGAGAACTATTTCATTTGATATTCCTCCTCAGGAG ATCCTCACTAAGGATTCAGTGACAATTAGTGTGGACGGCGTGGTCTACTACCGCGTTCAGAACGCTACCCTGGCTGTGGCGAACATCACCAACGCTGACTCAGCAACCCGTCTTTTGGCACAAACGACTCTGAGGAACGTCCTGGGCACCAAGAACCTTTCCCAGATCCTCTCCGACAGGGAAGAAATTGCACACAACATgcag ACTACTCTGGATGATGCCACTGATGACTGGGGAATAAAGGTGGAACGTGTGGAAATTAAGGATGTGAAGCTCCCTGTGCAGCTCCAGAGAGCCATGGCGGCCGAAGCAGAGGCATCCCGGGAGGCCCGAGCCAag GTCATTGCAGCTGAGGGAGAAATGAATGCATCCAGGGCTCTGAAAGAAGCCTCCATGGTTATCACCGAATCTCCTGCTGCCCTTCAGCTCCGGTACCTTCAGACACTGACCACCATTGCTGCTGAGAAAAACTCAACAATTGTCTTCCCCCTGCCCATAGATATGCTGCAAGGCATCATGGGGGCAAAACAGTGA
- the GSN gene encoding gelsolin isoform X2, with product MVEEEALRGDSDPWPSSMVVEHPEFLKAGKEPGLQIWRVEKFDLVPVPPNLYGDFFTGDAYVILKTVQLRNGNLQYDLHYWLGNECSQDESGAAAIFTVQLDDYLNGRAVQHREVQGFESATFLGYFKSGLKYKKGGVASGFKHVVPNEVVVQRLFQVKGRRAVRATEVPVSWESFNNGDCFILDLGHDIYQWCGCKSNRFERLKATQVSKGIRDSERSGRAHVHVSEEGSEPEAMLQVLGPKPALPEGAEDTAKEDAANRKLAKLYKVSNGAGTMSVSLVADENPFAQGALKSEDCFILDHGKDGKIFVWKGRQANTEERKAALKTASDFISKMDYPKQTQVSVLPEGGETPLFKQFFKNWRDLDQTDGLGLTYLSSHIANMERVPFDAATLHTSTAMAAQHGMDDDGTGQKQIWRIEGSNKVPVDPATYGQFYGGDSYIILYNYRHGGRQGQIIYNWQGAQSTQDEVATSAILTAQLDEELGGTPVQSRVVQGKEPAHLMSLFGGKPMIINRGGTSREGGQTAPASTRLFQVRASSSGATRAVEVIPKAGVLNSNDAFVLKTPSAAYLWVGTGASEAEKTGAQELLQVLRAQPVQVAEGSEPDSFWEALGGKAAYRTSPRLKDKKMDAHPPRLFACSNRIGRFVIEEVPGELMQEDLATDDVMLLDTWDQVFVWVGKDSQEEEKTEALTSAKRYIETDPANRDRRTPITMVKQGFEPPSFVGWFLGWDDNYWSVDPLDRALAELAA from the exons CCCAGCAGCATGGTGGTGGAGCACCCCGAGTTCCTCAAGGCGGGGAAGGAGCCCGGCCTGCAGATCTGGCGTGTGGAGAAGTTCGACCTGGTTCCCGTGCCCCCCAACCTTTACGGAGACTTCTTCACAGGCGATGCCTATGTCATCCTGAAGACGGTGCAGCTGAGGAATGGGAACCTACAGTACGACCTCCACTACTGGCTGG GCAATGAATGCAGCCAGGATGAGAGCGGGGCAGCCGCCATCTTCACGGTGCAGCTGGACGACTACCTGAACGGTCGGGCTGTGCAGCACCGTGAGGTCCAGGGCTTCGAGTCTGCCACCTTCCTTGGTTACTTCAAGTCCGGCCTCAAGTACAAG AAAGGAGGCGTGGCATCAGGATTCAAGCACGTGGTACCCAATGAGGTGGTGGTGCAGAGACTCTTCCAGGTCAAAGGGCGGCGTGCGGTCCGTGCCACCGAGGTGCCTGTGTCCTGGGAGAGCTTCAATAACGGTGACTGCTTCATCCTGGACCTGGGCCAT GACATCTATCAGTGGTGCGGCTGCAAGAGCAACCGTTTTGAGAGGCTGAAGGCCACACAGGTGTCCAAGGGCATCCGAGACAGCGAGCGGAGTGGCCGGGCCCATGTGCACGTGTCCGAGGAGGGCTCCGAGCCGGAGGCGATGCTCCAG gTGCTGGGTCCCAAGCCGGCTCTGCCCGAGGGTGCCGAGGACACAGCCAAGGAGGACGCAGCCAACCGCAAGCTGGCCAAGCTCTACAAG GTCTCCAATGGCGCGGGCACCATGTCGGTCTCCCTCGTGGCTGACGAGAACCCCTTCGCCCAGGGGGCCTTGAAGTCAGAGGACTGCTTCATCCTGGACCATGGCAAAGATGGGAAAATCTTTGTCTGGAAAG GCAGGCAGGCCAACACGGAGGAGCGGAAGGCTGCCCTCAAAACGGCCTCCGACTTCATCTCCAAGATGGACTACCCCAAGCAGACCCAG GTCTCCGTCCTTCCTGAGGGTGGCGAGACCCCACTGTTCAAACAGTTCTTCAAGAACTGGCGCGACCTAGACCAGACGGATGGCCTGGGCCTGACCTATCTCTCCAGCCACATCGCCAACATGGAGCGCGTGCCCTTTGACGCCGCCACCCTGCACACCTCCACTGCAATGGCCGCCCAGCACGGCATGGATGACGATGGCACAGGCCAGAAACAG ATCTGGAGAATTGAAGGCTCCAACAAAGTGCCCGTGGACCCCGCCACGTATGGACAGTTCTACGGTGGTGACAGCTACATCATTCTGTACAACTACCGTCATGGCGGCCGGCAGGGACAGATCATCTACAACTG GCAGGGTGCCCAGTCCACCCAGGATGAGGTCGCCACATCTGCCATCCTGACTGCCCAGCTGGATGAGGAGCTGGGAGGTACCCCTGTCCAG AGCCGTGTGGTCCAAGGCAAGGAGCCTGCTCACCTCATGAGCCTGTTTGGCGGGAAACCCATGATCATCAACAGGGGTGGCACCTCTCGCGAGGGTGGACAGACAGCTCCCGCCAGTACCCGCCTCTTCCAGGTCCGGGCCAGCAGTTCTGGAGCCACCCGAGCTGTTGAG GTGATCCCCAAGGCTGGTGTGCTGAACTCCAACGATGCCTTTGTCCTGAAAACCCCCTCAGCCGCCTACCTGTGGGTGGGTACAGGAGCCAGCGAGGCAGAGAAGACCGGGGCCCAGGAGCTGCTCCAGGTGCTTCGGGCCCAACCTGTGCAGGTGGCAGAAGGCAGTGAGCCAG ACAGCTTCTGGGAGGCCCTGGGTGGGAAGGCCGCCTACCGCACGTCCCCACGGCTGAAGGACAAGAAGATGGATGCCCATCCTCCTCGCCTCTTCGCCTGCTCCAACAGGATCGGACGTTTTGTG ATCGAAGAGGTCCCTGGCGAGCTCATGCAGGAAGACCTGGCTACCGATGACGTCATGCTTCTGGACACCTGGGACCAG GTCTTTGTCTGGGTTGGAAAGGATTctcaagaagaggaaaagacggAAGCCTTGACCTCTG CTAAGCGGTACATCGAGACAGACCCAGCTAATCGTGATAGGCGGACCCCTATCACCATGGTGAAGCAAGGCTTTGAGCCTCCCTCCTTCGTGGGCTGGTTCCTTGGCTGGGATGACAACTATTGGTCTGTGGACCCCTTGGACAGGGCCCTAGCTGAGCTGGCTGCCTGA